One Vicingus serpentipes DNA window includes the following coding sequences:
- a CDS encoding DUF5689 domain-containing protein, translated as MNNIKNISLLGLMLTFILLACNKDPITPPLEVLEANEIISIDSVKNWYKSGNVDVNVASNISVFGTITADEVSGNLYKEIFIQDGTGGIKLRLTSSGSFYEGEYVRVSLRGAIITRYKNMLSIDNIDPDKQIIKQGTKQSIAPEVVTIEDITTNLEGGIYSRYQGKLIQLNDVEFLCSEMCKTWADAINQGSEDRLLEDVSGNPVIVRSSGFSSFANQILPTGKGSVIAVVTQFNTTVQLVVRSLQEVNLSGARFDACVIDCPLYIKDFEDQSITSGGWSTQNVVGNVNWYINDLGFTGTNYAAISNFNSGNTACETWLISKEFNLSGINSPTLSFQSAYNYSGAPLELYVTTSYTGDVTTTTWTNLTSLANWSTGGFSGQYSGLINISAYNTSGVRFAFKYTGTNTDGSTWEIDDFTIED; from the coding sequence ATGAATAATATAAAGAATATATCACTATTAGGTTTAATGTTAACCTTTATCCTTTTAGCTTGTAATAAAGATCCAATAACTCCACCATTAGAAGTTCTTGAAGCAAATGAAATAATATCGATTGATTCGGTTAAAAACTGGTATAAATCTGGAAATGTTGATGTAAATGTAGCTTCTAATATTTCCGTATTCGGTACCATTACAGCTGATGAGGTAAGTGGAAATTTATATAAAGAAATTTTTATACAGGATGGAACGGGTGGAATTAAACTTAGGTTAACATCTTCAGGAAGTTTTTATGAAGGTGAATATGTTAGAGTATCTCTTAGGGGAGCCATAATAACAAGGTATAAGAATATGTTGTCAATTGACAATATTGACCCGGATAAACAAATAATTAAACAAGGCACAAAACAATCAATTGCTCCTGAAGTTGTAACAATTGAAGATATAACCACTAATCTTGAAGGTGGAATTTATTCTCGTTACCAAGGTAAATTGATACAATTGAATGATGTTGAATTTTTGTGTTCTGAAATGTGTAAAACATGGGCAGACGCGATTAATCAAGGGAGTGAAGATAGACTTTTAGAAGATGTTAGTGGGAATCCCGTAATAGTTCGTTCAAGTGGTTTCTCATCTTTTGCAAATCAAATATTACCAACAGGTAAAGGCTCTGTAATAGCTGTTGTTACACAGTTTAATACTACTGTTCAATTAGTTGTTAGGTCCTTACAAGAAGTAAATTTAAGTGGCGCTCGGTTTGACGCGTGTGTTATTGACTGTCCTCTTTATATTAAAGATTTTGAGGATCAAAGTATAACTTCAGGAGGCTGGTCTACTCAAAATGTTGTTGGGAATGTTAATTGGTACATAAACGATTTAGGATTTACAGGTACTAATTACGCTGCAATTTCTAACTTCAATTCAGGTAATACAGCATGCGAAACTTGGTTAATTTCTAAAGAGTTTAATCTGTCAGGAATTAATAGTCCAACATTATCTTTTCAGTCGGCTTATAATTATTCAGGAGCTCCATTAGAATTATATGTAACCACTAGCTATACTGGAGATGTAACGACAACAACTTGGACTAACTTAACATCTTTGGCAAACTGGTCAACTGGAGGTTTTTCTGGTCAATATTCTGGTTTAATTAATATTTCAGCTTACAATACATCAGGAGTAAGGTTTGCATTTAAATACACGGGAACTAATACTGATGGTAGTACTTGGGAAATAGATGATTTTACAATTGAAGACTAA
- a CDS encoding DUF5689 domain-containing protein, producing MKNLKYIIGLFSVASIFLMSCEKEFDAPELKVVPTGNVVSIADLRAMHVPGTTVEINEDLSVFGIITADESTGNLYKESYIEDATGGINLRFISSTGLYIGDSVRVYLKGSKLLRYNQMMQVDSLHPDNSIVKIGTLQNRVPQVVTISEINNDLEGFQGELIQINNVYFIEGGQGKMYADAANLESVSRSLSDGTELIDVRTSGYANFASDTLASGYGTFIGIMTQYKVGSTNIAQLLIRNPNELNMNGDAPLVKDFNDQSLTSGGWTTQHLAGPSYTAWGIFAATNSAAKITCYNSATAMGEVSESWLISPAIDLSNSATPNFNFRNVVRYGTTPQLQVMVSTNYDGTSNPNTATWTDLTSLATWDTDISSWNTWTSSGDLNLTPYISSATYVAFKHVGVNTSGVGTWEIDDITIIK from the coding sequence ATGAAAAATTTAAAATATATAATAGGATTATTTAGTGTAGCCTCAATCTTTTTGATGTCTTGCGAAAAAGAATTTGATGCTCCTGAATTGAAAGTTGTTCCTACAGGCAATGTAGTTTCTATAGCAGATTTAAGAGCAATGCATGTTCCAGGCACAACCGTTGAAATAAATGAAGATTTATCTGTTTTTGGAATTATTACTGCTGATGAATCAACAGGAAATTTATATAAGGAGTCTTATATAGAAGATGCAACTGGTGGGATTAATTTAAGATTCATTTCTTCTACAGGTCTTTATATAGGTGATTCTGTAAGAGTTTATTTGAAGGGAAGTAAATTATTAAGATACAATCAAATGATGCAAGTGGATTCTTTACATCCCGATAATAGTATTGTTAAAATAGGTACATTACAAAATAGAGTTCCACAGGTTGTAACTATTAGTGAGATTAATAATGATTTAGAAGGTTTTCAAGGGGAATTAATACAAATAAATAATGTTTACTTTATTGAAGGCGGGCAGGGTAAGATGTATGCAGATGCTGCTAATTTAGAAAGTGTTAGTAGATCCCTTAGTGACGGGACAGAGTTAATAGATGTTAGAACAAGTGGCTATGCAAACTTCGCGTCAGACACTCTTGCTTCTGGCTATGGTACTTTTATTGGAATAATGACTCAATATAAGGTTGGTTCGACCAATATAGCTCAATTATTAATACGTAATCCAAATGAATTAAATATGAATGGAGACGCTCCACTTGTTAAAGATTTTAATGATCAAAGTTTAACTTCAGGAGGATGGACTACTCAACATCTTGCAGGACCTTCTTATACAGCATGGGGTATATTTGCAGCTACAAATTCTGCAGCTAAAATTACTTGTTATAATTCTGCAACAGCAATGGGTGAGGTTAGTGAATCGTGGTTAATTTCTCCAGCAATAGATTTAAGTAATTCTGCTACACCTAATTTTAATTTTAGAAATGTTGTTCGTTATGGAACTACTCCTCAGTTACAAGTTATGGTTTCGACTAATTACGATGGAACAAGTAATCCAAACACAGCTACATGGACTGACCTAACTTCTTTAGCTACATGGGATACAGATATTAGTTCATGGAATACTTGGACAAGTTCTGGAGATTTAAATTTAACTCCTTATATTTCTTCTGCTACTTATGTTGCTTTTAAACACGTAGGAGTTAATACTTCAGGAGTTGGTACGTGGGAAATTGACGATATTACTATTATTAAATAA
- a CDS encoding T9SS type A sorting domain-containing protein, translated as MKKLYNLFFGLMLVGTAANAQTIFQSNLSSWASGDPTDWMGSKTTIVSSNVTEVAADSYGTSAAQLSNTSATSHKRFTTQRLAVTAGETYEIKMWVKANQGDLRTSFYNVTDNNYGTYNSYFDLATESNGSLVMLSQTVTLAATCDSAEFIISLKNTDGVTDIVLDSVAISLSAPPSGTPVTINQIQNTTTPPFDSPYNGQLIETSGVVTAVQYNGYYLQDGNGAYNGVFVLDYNNTPAIGDLVQVTATVDEYFNYTTVANPIVYSVTGTGTLPIPVSLSTLAVNDEMYEGVLVKVTNASCTIDTLTNGNGEWTVDDGSGALIVDNKMLNYNGIVSTAYNVTGVVDFSFSNFKLLPRDINDVQVYTSIEEINNINVNVYPNPASTFVAFELNVNNFEVKLFDITGKVVKNENALGSKILVSTSDLNNGVYFYSVYTKKGNLITTNKFVVNK; from the coding sequence ATGAAAAAACTTTACAATTTATTTTTTGGTTTAATGTTGGTTGGTACTGCAGCTAATGCTCAAACCATATTCCAAAGTAACCTTAGCTCATGGGCTAGTGGTGACCCAACAGATTGGATGGGGTCAAAAACAACTATTGTGTCTTCGAATGTAACTGAAGTTGCAGCTGATTCTTATGGTACAAGTGCAGCTCAATTATCAAACACAAGTGCAACAAGTCATAAAAGATTCACAACTCAAAGATTAGCAGTTACAGCAGGAGAAACTTATGAAATTAAAATGTGGGTAAAAGCAAATCAAGGAGATTTGAGAACTTCTTTTTATAATGTAACTGACAATAATTATGGAACTTATAATAGCTATTTTGATTTAGCTACTGAATCAAATGGTTCTTTAGTTATGTTATCACAAACGGTTACTTTGGCTGCTACTTGTGATTCAGCTGAATTTATTATTTCTTTAAAGAATACAGATGGTGTAACTGATATTGTTTTAGACTCTGTTGCAATTAGCTTGTCAGCTCCTCCAAGTGGAACTCCAGTAACGATTAATCAAATTCAAAATACGACAACGCCTCCTTTTGATTCTCCATACAATGGCCAATTAATTGAAACATCAGGAGTTGTAACTGCTGTTCAATATAACGGATATTACTTACAGGATGGAAATGGAGCTTATAATGGCGTTTTTGTATTAGATTATAATAACACACCAGCTATTGGTGATTTAGTTCAAGTTACAGCTACAGTTGATGAGTATTTTAATTATACTACAGTTGCTAACCCAATAGTTTATAGTGTTACTGGAACAGGAACTCTTCCAATACCAGTATCTTTATCTACATTAGCTGTAAATGATGAAATGTATGAAGGTGTTTTAGTCAAAGTAACTAACGCTTCATGTACTATAGATACCCTTACAAATGGCAATGGTGAGTGGACTGTTGATGATGGTTCTGGTGCTTTGATTGTAGATAATAAAATGCTTAACTATAATGGAATTGTATCTACAGCTTATAATGTAACTGGTGTTGTAGATTTTTCTTTCAGTAACTTTAAGTTGTTACCAAGAGATATTAATGATGTTCAAGTTTATACTTCTATTGAAGAAATTAATAACATTAACGTAAATGTTTACCCTAATCCAGCCTCTACATTTGTAGCTTTTGAATTAAATGTAAACAACTTTGAGGTTAAATTATTTGACATTACTGGAAAAGTAGTGAAAAATGAAAATGCATTAGGAAGCAAAATATTAGTATCTACTTCTGATTTAAATAATGGAGTTTACTTTTATTCTGTTTATACTAAAAAAGGTAATTTAATCACTACAAACAAGTTTGTAGTAAATAAATAA
- the acs gene encoding acetate--CoA ligase: MGIFRFEKLENMSLKISSFEEYQSEYNRSINNPNEFWAEKAKHFYWREQWDSVLEWDFKEPNVKWFVNGKLNITENCLDRHLETIGGKVAIIWEPNNPNEEVVKLTYRQLHEQVCKFANVLKNNGAKKGDRICIYMPMVPELAIATLACARIGAIHSVVFAGFSAKALAERINDATCNIILTSDEGYRGSKTIAIKSIVDEALESCDSIQKSIVLKRTGGDVSMQPKRDVWLHEEMLKVDETCNAEEMDAEDELFVLYTSGSTGKPKGIVHTTGGYMVYTAYSFQNVFQYSNDEVYWCTADIGWITGHSYIVYGPLLSGATTLMFEGVPTYPDAGRFWEIVDKHQVNIFYTAPTAIRALEACDIDFVNKHSLSSLKVLGSVGEPINEEAWEWYHKNIGKEKCPIVDTWWQTETGGIMISPLAGITKLKPSFATLPLPGIQPCLVDSDGNEIEGNDVEGNLCVKFPWPSMLRTIYGEHERCKQTYFSTYKGKYFTGDGCKRDENGMYRITGRVDDVINVSGHRMGTAEVEDALDQHIDVVESAVVGYPHDIKGQGIYAYVICVKEVNEDELRKELLEIVTKEIGPIAKPDKIQIVKGLPKTRSGKIMRRILRKIAEGDTSNLGDISTLLDPDIVKEIQKGAENI; this comes from the coding sequence ATGGGTATTTTTAGATTTGAAAAATTAGAAAATATGTCGTTAAAAATTTCATCTTTCGAGGAGTATCAATCCGAATATAACAGGAGCATTAACAATCCAAATGAATTTTGGGCTGAAAAAGCTAAGCACTTTTATTGGAGAGAACAATGGGATAGTGTTTTAGAATGGGATTTTAAAGAACCTAACGTAAAATGGTTTGTAAATGGGAAATTAAATATTACAGAAAACTGTTTAGATAGACACTTAGAAACTATAGGAGGTAAAGTTGCAATAATTTGGGAGCCTAATAATCCGAATGAGGAAGTAGTAAAATTAACTTATAGACAATTGCATGAGCAAGTTTGCAAGTTTGCTAATGTGTTAAAAAACAATGGAGCTAAAAAGGGAGATAGAATTTGTATTTATATGCCCATGGTTCCTGAGCTTGCTATAGCAACTTTAGCTTGTGCTAGAATTGGAGCAATACACTCTGTTGTTTTTGCAGGATTTTCTGCAAAAGCTTTAGCAGAGAGAATTAATGATGCTACTTGTAATATTATTTTGACTTCTGATGAAGGTTATCGAGGGAGTAAAACAATAGCTATAAAAAGTATTGTTGATGAAGCTCTGGAGAGTTGTGATTCAATTCAGAAATCTATTGTATTGAAAAGAACTGGAGGAGATGTTAGCATGCAGCCAAAAAGAGATGTTTGGTTGCACGAAGAGATGCTAAAAGTTGATGAGACTTGTAATGCTGAAGAAATGGACGCTGAAGATGAATTATTTGTGTTGTATACTTCTGGTTCAACAGGAAAACCAAAAGGAATTGTGCATACAACAGGAGGGTATATGGTATATACGGCTTATAGTTTCCAAAATGTATTTCAATATAGTAATGATGAAGTTTATTGGTGTACAGCAGATATTGGCTGGATAACAGGGCATTCTTACATTGTTTACGGTCCTTTACTTTCAGGAGCAACTACTTTAATGTTTGAAGGAGTTCCAACTTATCCAGATGCAGGTCGATTTTGGGAAATTGTAGATAAACATCAAGTGAATATTTTCTATACTGCACCAACAGCAATTAGAGCTCTAGAAGCTTGCGATATAGATTTTGTAAATAAGCATAGCTTAAGTTCTTTAAAAGTATTAGGAAGTGTAGGAGAACCTATTAATGAAGAGGCTTGGGAATGGTACCATAAAAATATAGGGAAAGAAAAATGTCCAATAGTTGATACTTGGTGGCAAACAGAAACAGGTGGAATAATGATTTCTCCACTTGCAGGTATAACGAAGCTTAAACCAAGTTTTGCAACCTTACCATTACCTGGAATTCAACCTTGTTTGGTTGATTCAGATGGAAATGAAATTGAAGGGAATGATGTAGAAGGTAATTTGTGTGTTAAATTTCCATGGCCATCAATGCTGAGAACAATTTATGGGGAGCATGAACGTTGTAAACAAACTTATTTCTCTACTTATAAAGGAAAGTATTTTACAGGAGATGGATGTAAAAGAGATGAAAACGGAATGTATCGAATAACAGGTAGAGTTGATGATGTGATAAATGTTTCTGGGCATAGGATGGGGACTGCAGAAGTAGAAGATGCTTTAGATCAACACATTGATGTTGTTGAATCAGCAGTTGTTGGTTATCCTCACGATATTAAAGGTCAAGGAATTTACGCTTATGTAATTTGTGTTAAAGAAGTAAATGAAGATGAGCTAAGAAAGGAGCTTTTAGAAATTGTAACTAAAGAAATAGGACCAATTGCTAAACCGGATAAAATTCAGATAGTAAAAGGTTTGCCGAAAACACGTTCAGGAAAAATTATGAGAAGAATTTTACGAAAAATTGCTGAAGGTGACACATCTAATTTAGGTGATATTTCAACTTTGCTAGATCCTGATATTGTTAAAGAAATTCAAAAAGGAGCGGAGAATATTTAA
- a CDS encoding polyprenol monophosphomannose synthase produces the protein MSDSIIIIPTYNEIENVDAMIRKVFSLEKEFHVLIIDDGSPDGTAGVVKKLQQEFTGKLHLEQRKGKLGLGTAYIHGFKWSLKNNYNYIFEMDCDFSHNPDDLIKLYNACAVEGADLSIGSRYIKGVNVVNWPMGRVLMSYYASAYVRFITGMSIRDTTSGFKCYTRKVIETINLDAIKFKGYAFQIEMKFTAWKFGFKIKEVPIIFTDRQEGVSKMSGGIFKEAVFGIIQMKVESWFRKYKR, from the coding sequence ATGTCTGATTCAATAATTATAATACCAACTTACAACGAGATAGAAAACGTTGATGCGATGATTCGCAAAGTGTTTTCGTTGGAGAAGGAATTTCATGTTTTAATTATTGATGATGGTTCTCCAGATGGAACTGCAGGCGTTGTAAAAAAATTACAACAAGAATTTACTGGAAAATTGCATTTAGAACAACGAAAAGGAAAGTTGGGTTTAGGAACAGCTTACATTCATGGGTTTAAATGGTCTTTAAAAAATAATTACAATTATATTTTTGAAATGGATTGTGATTTTTCACATAATCCTGACGATTTAATTAAATTGTATAATGCTTGTGCAGTTGAAGGCGCAGACTTATCAATAGGATCAAGATATATAAAGGGTGTAAATGTTGTGAATTGGCCAATGGGTAGGGTATTAATGTCTTATTATGCTTCTGCTTATGTTCGATTTATTACTGGAATGAGTATTCGGGATACAACTTCAGGTTTTAAGTGTTACACTCGAAAAGTTATTGAAACAATAAATCTTGACGCTATTAAATTCAAAGGCTATGCTTTTCAAATTGAAATGAAATTTACAGCATGGAAATTTGGATTTAAAATAAAAGAAGTGCCTATTATTTTTACTGACCGCCAAGAAGGTGTTTCAAAAATGAGTGGTGGTATTTTTAAAGAAGCTGTTTTTGGAATTATCCAAATGAAAGTAGAAAGCTGGTTTAGAAAATATAAAAGATAA
- a CDS encoding ABC transporter ATP-binding protein — translation MIEVKNIRKSFGEKEILKDISILFKRGEINLVIGASGSGKSVLTKCIVGLHEVDSGTISYDGREFTAMNFNQRKDIRSEIGMLFQGGALFDSLTVEENVRFPLEMYTKQSKEEMLDRVNFCLKRVNLENVNNLYPAEISGGMQKRVGIARAIALNPKYLFCDEPNSGLDPKTGIVIDNLIYDLTKEFDITTICVTHDMNSVMETGENIVFLHQGQKWWEGDKKSILKTDDEVLCDFVYSSRIMKKFKNL, via the coding sequence ATGATAGAAGTAAAAAACATACGAAAATCCTTTGGCGAAAAGGAAATCTTAAAGGATATTTCTATACTATTTAAACGTGGTGAAATAAACCTAGTAATAGGTGCTAGTGGTTCGGGGAAATCTGTTTTAACGAAATGTATTGTTGGATTACACGAAGTTGATTCGGGTACTATTTCGTATGATGGAAGAGAATTTACTGCAATGAATTTTAACCAAAGAAAAGACATTCGTTCAGAAATAGGAATGCTTTTTCAAGGTGGTGCATTATTTGACTCGTTAACTGTTGAAGAAAATGTTCGTTTCCCTTTAGAGATGTATACTAAACAGAGCAAAGAAGAAATGCTTGATAGGGTTAATTTTTGTTTAAAACGAGTTAATCTTGAAAATGTAAATAATTTATACCCTGCCGAAATTAGTGGAGGAATGCAAAAAAGGGTTGGTATTGCGAGAGCTATCGCGCTTAATCCAAAGTATTTATTTTGTGATGAGCCTAACTCTGGTCTAGACCCTAAAACAGGAATAGTAATTGACAACCTAATTTATGACTTAACAAAAGAGTTTGATATTACTACAATTTGTGTAACACACGACATGAATTCGGTTATGGAAACAGGCGAAAATATTGTCTTTTTACATCAAGGCCAGAAATGGTGGGAAGGAGATAAAAAATCGATTTTAAAAACCGATGACGAAGTTTTATGTGATTTTGTTTATTCTTCTCGAATAATGAAGAAATTTAAAAATCTGTAA
- a CDS encoding MlaE family ABC transporter permease, with translation MISALHNIGSYFLLLARVFKKPDNYKLYWRQTLHEMVSLGLGSLGLIAIISLFMGAVVTLQTVSAINSPLIPLYTVGYATRQSFILELAPTVMCLILAGKIGSNISSEIGSMRITEQIDALEIMGINSASYLILPKIVAALFTIPIIIIYSMFLGILGGWIVGAYSSMLSVSEYIYGLRWDFELFHVIYALVKTLFFAFIITSVPSYYGYYTSGGALEIGKSSTKSVVYSSITILIINYILTQLLLI, from the coding sequence ATGATTTCAGCATTGCATAATATAGGATCCTATTTTTTATTACTTGCAAGAGTATTTAAGAAGCCAGATAACTATAAGCTTTATTGGCGTCAAACCTTACATGAAATGGTAAGTTTAGGCCTTGGATCTCTGGGTTTAATAGCTATTATCTCTTTGTTTATGGGTGCGGTAGTAACCCTACAAACTGTTTCTGCAATCAACAGCCCTCTTATACCTCTTTATACTGTTGGATATGCTACTAGACAATCTTTTATTCTAGAACTTGCCCCGACTGTTATGTGCTTAATATTAGCAGGTAAAATTGGATCAAACATTTCATCTGAAATTGGATCTATGAGAATAACTGAGCAAATTGATGCACTTGAAATTATGGGTATTAACTCTGCTTCTTATTTAATTTTACCAAAAATTGTTGCTGCACTATTTACTATCCCAATCATCATCATTTACAGTATGTTTTTAGGAATTCTTGGTGGATGGATTGTAGGCGCTTATTCAAGCATGCTTTCTGTAAGTGAGTATATTTATGGATTGAGATGGGATTTTGAATTATTCCATGTTATATATGCCTTAGTAAAAACGTTATTTTTTGCTTTTATAATAACGAGTGTTCCTTCTTATTATGGCTACTATACAAGTGGAGGTGCTCTAGAAATTGGTAAATCAAGTACTAAATCTGTTGTTTATTCAAGTATCACTATTTTAATCATTAATTACATTCTTACTCAACTATTATTAATTTAA
- a CDS encoding FeoA family protein, whose amino-acid sequence MTLDQLKENEEGTILRIGDEELALQMLAMGFILGEKIKVERIAPLRDPILIASGINYISIRKADAKQIEISKIN is encoded by the coding sequence ATGACTTTAGATCAATTAAAAGAAAACGAAGAAGGAACCATTCTTAGGATAGGAGATGAAGAGTTGGCATTACAGATGTTAGCTATGGGTTTTATTTTAGGTGAAAAAATTAAAGTAGAAAGAATAGCGCCGCTTCGTGATCCGATATTAATTGCTTCTGGAATTAATTATATAAGCATTAGAAAAGCTGATGCAAAACAAATAGAAATCTCAAAAATCAATTAA
- the feoB gene encoding ferrous iron transport protein B, which yields MKILLAGNPNTGKSTLFNVLTGLNQKVGNFPGVTVDKKSGFFNVKNEKVKIVDLPGTYSLTPNSEDERVTKEYVCNADKDDIVVLVADATNLKRNLLLLTQIIDQGKKTILVLNMMDLLQKNNHEIKIQKLELLLGVPVVAINARIGKGIDDLKYTIINHKFKATKFIDQPFSSNVIDETMLRYNKINQIVNECLVINGEDKSSVLTRKIDNIITHKVYGYLIFLVLLFLMFQAIFSWSAYPMELIENGFMLLGNSLSNLLPDGAINDLIVEGIIAGLGGIFVFIPQITMLFAFIIILEDTGYMARVSFLMDRILRNFGLNGKSIIPLLSSTACAVPAIMGARTITNYKERLITIMVSPLISCSARIPVYSLLIALVVPKENVWGVFNMQGVLMMGLYLVGFVTALLAAWVMKLIIESKERSTFILEMPIYRMPRWKNVGFEIFGKVRVFLFDAGKIIVAISIVLWGLSSYGPSEAYEKIDAKYTELSKTNPSEQLESLKSADKLEASYAGMIGKTIEPVIRPLGFDWKIGIALVTSFAAREVFVGTMATLYSVGDEDNTSTIRQKMLVAKNSRTGKLLYTKATTYSLLIFYAFAMQCMATLAIVYRETNSIKWPLIQLVYMGALAYFSSLIVYTIFS from the coding sequence GTGAAAATTTTACTCGCTGGAAATCCTAATACAGGAAAGAGTACATTGTTTAATGTGCTTACAGGATTAAATCAAAAGGTTGGTAATTTCCCAGGGGTAACTGTAGATAAGAAATCTGGATTTTTTAATGTAAAAAATGAAAAGGTAAAAATTGTTGATTTACCCGGAACTTATAGTTTAACCCCAAATTCAGAAGATGAGCGTGTAACAAAAGAATATGTTTGCAATGCTGATAAAGATGATATTGTTGTTCTTGTAGCTGATGCTACGAATTTAAAAAGGAATCTTTTATTACTTACCCAAATAATAGATCAAGGGAAAAAAACAATTTTGGTTTTAAACATGATGGACTTGCTCCAAAAAAATAATCATGAAATTAAAATCCAAAAATTAGAGCTCCTTTTAGGGGTTCCTGTTGTTGCAATTAACGCAAGAATAGGAAAAGGAATTGACGATTTAAAATACACGATAATCAATCATAAATTTAAAGCTACGAAGTTTATTGATCAACCTTTTTCATCAAATGTTATTGATGAAACAATGTTGAGGTATAATAAAATTAACCAAATAGTAAATGAATGTTTAGTTATAAATGGCGAAGATAAGTCATCTGTTTTAACTCGTAAAATTGATAACATTATTACCCACAAAGTATATGGGTATTTAATTTTCTTGGTTTTACTTTTTTTGATGTTTCAAGCTATTTTTTCTTGGTCAGCATATCCAATGGAGCTTATCGAAAATGGGTTTATGTTGTTGGGAAATAGTCTGAGTAATCTTTTACCTGACGGAGCAATAAACGATCTTATAGTTGAGGGAATAATTGCAGGGCTAGGAGGTATTTTTGTTTTTATTCCTCAAATAACAATGCTTTTTGCTTTTATAATTATTTTAGAAGATACAGGTTATATGGCTCGAGTTAGTTTTTTAATGGATAGAATTTTAAGAAACTTTGGATTAAATGGAAAATCGATTATTCCTTTATTAAGTAGTACTGCATGTGCCGTGCCTGCAATAATGGGAGCTAGAACAATTACTAATTATAAAGAGCGGCTTATCACCATAATGGTTTCACCATTAATAAGTTGCTCTGCTAGAATACCTGTTTATTCATTATTAATTGCGTTGGTCGTGCCTAAAGAAAATGTATGGGGAGTCTTTAATATGCAAGGTGTATTAATGATGGGGTTGTATTTGGTGGGATTTGTTACTGCTTTACTTGCTGCTTGGGTAATGAAATTAATTATTGAGTCGAAAGAACGAAGCACTTTTATATTGGAAATGCCTATATACAGAATGCCAAGATGGAAAAATGTAGGGTTTGAAATATTTGGAAAAGTAAGAGTGTTTTTGTTTGATGCAGGGAAAATTATTGTAGCTATATCTATAGTGTTATGGGGATTATCTTCTTATGGACCCTCTGAGGCTTATGAAAAAATTGATGCTAAGTACACGGAATTATCAAAAACAAATCCAAGTGAACAGTTAGAATCTTTAAAGTCTGCAGACAAACTGGAAGCTTCTTACGCAGGAATGATTGGAAAGACAATTGAACCTGTAATTAGACCGTTAGGATTTGATTGGAAAATAGGAATTGCATTGGTTACTTCTTTTGCAGCAAGAGAAGTTTTCGTTGGAACAATGGCAACTCTATATAGTGTAGGTGATGAAGATAATACTTCAACAATAAGGCAAAAGATGTTGGTGGCAAAAAATTCTAGAACAGGAAAATTATTGTACACTAAAGCGACCACTTATTCCTTGCTTATTTTTTACGCTTTTGCTATGCAGTGTATGGCAACATTGGCTATCGTTTATCGGGAGACCAATTCTATAAAATGGCCTTTAATACAGTTGGTTTATATGGGTGCATTAGCGTATTTTTCTAGTTTAATAGTTTACACTATTTTCTCTTAA